A genomic window from Streptomyces sp. MST-110588 includes:
- a CDS encoding PLP-dependent aminotransferase family protein codes for MDLHLEIDPGSGRRRDSLERALRTAIRERRLAPGSPLPSTRALAQQLRFSRGTVSAAYDQLAAEGYLTARQGSVTTVARTPPPGPGEPAPDRGTAAMRTGAGTQSYGLGPGTPDVTAFPTRAWLQATRKVLTTSPAAVHHPCEPQGRVELRTALAEYLGRTRGVLTDPGHIVITSGFYQSVGLLARVLKEAGAGAVAMEDPGHPLHREAVRRCGLDVLPVPVDEHGAVVASLPAHAAAAVVTPAHQYPTGVPLHPRRRHALRDWAVRNDALIVEDDYDGEFRFDRRPVGAFQGLAPAQTVYCGSVSKTLGPGLRLGWMAVPPALLEPVVRAKLHADIHTETLNQLVLAELITHHHYDRHVRLSRLRYRRRRELLLSRLGGGPDGPLPGLAFHGVPAGLHVLATLPPDGPTEEDLLAEHDGDGHPGPARHPRHGFALGALSGLRHAPRPGQEQGVLIGYAAPPEHAFSTALAEFAAFLEGCHARSTATGRRPVGRWVRPAPLGTVRDSSAG; via the coding sequence GTGGATCTGCACCTGGAGATCGACCCCGGCAGCGGACGCCGCCGTGACAGCCTGGAGCGCGCGCTGCGCACCGCCATCCGGGAGCGGCGCCTGGCGCCCGGCTCGCCGCTGCCGTCCACCCGCGCGCTGGCCCAGCAGTTGCGGTTCTCACGGGGCACGGTGAGCGCCGCCTACGACCAGCTCGCCGCCGAGGGCTATCTGACCGCGCGCCAGGGTTCGGTGACCACCGTCGCCCGAACACCGCCGCCGGGCCCCGGGGAACCGGCCCCGGACCGAGGTACGGCGGCGATGCGTACGGGCGCGGGCACGCAGTCGTACGGGCTCGGCCCCGGCACGCCCGATGTCACGGCCTTCCCCACCCGCGCCTGGCTCCAGGCGACCCGCAAGGTACTGACCACGTCGCCCGCGGCCGTCCATCACCCCTGCGAGCCGCAGGGCCGCGTCGAGCTGCGTACGGCGCTCGCGGAGTACCTCGGCCGGACCCGTGGCGTGCTCACCGACCCCGGCCACATCGTGATCACCTCCGGCTTCTACCAGTCCGTCGGGCTGCTGGCGCGCGTCCTGAAGGAGGCGGGCGCCGGCGCGGTCGCCATGGAGGACCCCGGCCACCCGCTCCACCGGGAGGCGGTCCGCCGCTGCGGACTGGACGTGCTGCCGGTCCCGGTGGACGAACACGGCGCCGTCGTCGCGTCGCTGCCGGCGCACGCCGCGGCGGCCGTCGTCACCCCGGCCCACCAGTACCCCACCGGCGTACCGCTGCACCCGCGCCGCCGGCACGCGCTGCGCGACTGGGCCGTACGCAACGACGCGCTGATCGTGGAGGACGACTACGACGGGGAATTCCGCTTCGACCGCCGGCCCGTCGGTGCCTTCCAGGGCTTGGCACCCGCGCAGACCGTCTACTGCGGCTCGGTCTCCAAGACGCTGGGGCCCGGCCTGCGGCTGGGCTGGATGGCCGTCCCGCCCGCACTCCTGGAGCCGGTCGTACGCGCCAAGCTGCACGCCGACATCCACACCGAGACCCTCAATCAGCTCGTCCTGGCCGAACTGATCACCCACCACCACTACGACCGGCACGTACGCCTGAGCCGGCTGCGCTACCGCCGGCGCCGCGAGCTGCTGCTGAGCCGTCTGGGCGGCGGGCCGGACGGCCCGCTGCCCGGTCTGGCCTTCCACGGTGTTCCCGCCGGCCTGCACGTCCTGGCGACCCTCCCGCCCGACGGGCCCACGGAGGAGGACCTGCTCGCCGAGCACGACGGAGACGGGCACCCCGGCCCGGCGCGGCACCCCCGGCACGGATTCGCCCTGGGCGCCCTTTCCGGCCTGCGGCACGCGCCACGGCCGGGCCAGGAGCAAGGCGTCCTCATCGGCTACGCCGCGCCGCCCGAGCACGCCTTCTCCACGGCTCTGGCGGAGTTCGCCGCGTTCCTGGAGGGCTGCCACGCGCGGTCCACGGCGACCGGGCGCCGGCCGGTGGGCCGGTGGGTCCGTCCGGCTCCCCTCGGCACGGTTCGGGACAGTTCGGCCGGATAG
- a CDS encoding DUF2243 domain-containing protein: MAAEQPRTRRSLAVCALIGVGLMAAFDEIVFHQILAWHHFFDRSTLPVGLLSDGLLHTAELLSLVAGFVLYADLRRRHALSAPYARAGLFLGLGAFQLFDGTVDHKLLRLHQVRYGVDVTPYDWAWNGAGLILLAIGAILAVRAARAVRPAPGTGHTPAGDASS; the protein is encoded by the coding sequence ATGGCAGCGGAGCAACCGCGAACCCGCCGTTCGCTGGCGGTCTGCGCCCTGATCGGCGTCGGGCTCATGGCGGCGTTCGACGAGATCGTCTTCCACCAGATCCTGGCCTGGCACCACTTCTTCGACCGCTCCACCCTCCCCGTCGGCCTGCTCTCCGACGGCCTGCTGCACACCGCCGAGCTGCTGTCCCTGGTCGCCGGGTTCGTCCTGTACGCCGATCTGCGCCGCCGCCACGCCCTGTCCGCGCCGTACGCCCGGGCCGGACTGTTCCTGGGCCTGGGCGCCTTCCAGCTCTTCGACGGCACCGTCGACCACAAGCTGCTGCGGCTGCACCAGGTCCGCTACGGCGTCGACGTCACCCCGTACGACTGGGCCTGGAACGGTGCCGGGCTGATCCTCCTGGCCATCGGCGCGATCCTGGCGGTGCGGGCCGCACGCGCCGTTCGGCCCGCACCGGGCACCGGGCACACCCCGGCCGGGGACGCGTCCTCGTGA
- a CDS encoding cytochrome c oxidase assembly protein has translation MTPPHLHPAPASPVPGLFEVVLASAALTAVAGYLLAAARLRRRGDAWPRARDAAFTTGGTALAAAVTLTLPGGPFTAHMAQHLVVGMAAPLLLVLARPLTLLLRTVGPGPARRGLLAVARSRSAAWLVFPPLAALLDVGGLWVLYRTPLLAATHHRPVLHALVHTHVLAAGLLFSFAVCRLDPLRHRWSTAWRGTTLLAAGAAHAVLAKTLYLTPPPGTAFGLTDLHTGAKLMYYGGDLVELALAAALAVQWYTSTGRAWARDRARTGAGAGTGTPARTRRPASPPRPPLREPLTHADRFTPADGRARAQQGLSADG, from the coding sequence GTGACGCCCCCGCACCTTCATCCCGCCCCGGCCTCGCCGGTCCCCGGGCTGTTCGAGGTGGTGCTCGCGTCGGCCGCGCTGACCGCCGTGGCCGGGTACCTGCTGGCCGCCGCGCGCCTGCGCCGTCGCGGCGACGCCTGGCCCCGGGCGCGGGACGCCGCCTTCACCACGGGCGGTACGGCCCTGGCGGCGGCCGTCACCCTCACTCTCCCCGGCGGGCCGTTCACCGCCCATATGGCCCAGCATCTGGTCGTCGGCATGGCCGCCCCACTGCTTCTGGTCCTGGCCCGGCCGCTGACCCTGCTGCTGCGCACGGTGGGTCCCGGCCCCGCCCGGCGCGGCCTGCTCGCCGTTGCCCGCTCCCGGTCCGCCGCCTGGCTGGTCTTCCCGCCGCTCGCCGCGCTGCTGGACGTCGGCGGCCTGTGGGTGCTGTACCGCACCCCGCTGCTGGCCGCCACCCACCACCGGCCGGTGCTCCACGCCCTGGTTCACACCCACGTACTGGCCGCCGGCCTGCTGTTCAGCTTCGCCGTCTGCCGGCTCGACCCGCTGCGCCACCGCTGGAGCACGGCCTGGCGCGGCACCACCCTGCTGGCCGCCGGAGCCGCGCACGCCGTCCTGGCCAAGACGCTGTATCTCACGCCCCCGCCAGGCACCGCGTTCGGCCTCACCGACCTGCACACCGGCGCCAAGCTGATGTACTACGGCGGCGATCTGGTCGAGCTGGCGCTCGCCGCCGCCCTGGCCGTCCAGTGGTACACCTCCACCGGCAGGGCCTGGGCCCGCGACCGTGCACGTACGGGCGCCGGTGCGGGCACCGGTACCCCCGCGCGGACCCGCCGTCCCGCATCCCCGCCACGACCGCCGCTGCGCGAACCCCTCACCCACGCCGACCGGTTCACCCCCGCCGACGGCCGGGCGCGTGCGCAGCAGGGCCTCTCGGCGGACGGATGA
- a CDS encoding Mut7-C ubiquitin/RNAse domain-containing protein, translating to MAQPIIQLSLAPELRLFAPAERRTEQTPVAIDGTSTLGHVVESFGVPLTEVGQLLVDGRPVPVSHVPGEGEAVEVRAVERPQRVPGAPLRFLLDVHLGTLARRLRLLGIDAAYEAEDCGDPALAALSAAERRVLLSRDRGLLRRRQIWAGAYVYSDRPDEQLKDVLERFTPDLAPWTRCTACNGPLRDAEKGAVQERLEHGTRRTYDVFAQCTVCDRVYWRGAHHTRLEKIVTDAIRTYGPHGTPTA from the coding sequence ATGGCACAACCCATCATCCAACTGAGTCTCGCCCCCGAACTGCGGCTCTTCGCCCCCGCCGAGCGGCGCACGGAGCAGACCCCGGTCGCGATCGACGGCACCTCCACCCTCGGGCATGTCGTGGAGTCCTTCGGCGTCCCGCTCACCGAGGTCGGCCAACTGCTCGTCGACGGCCGCCCGGTGCCGGTGTCCCATGTGCCCGGCGAGGGCGAGGCCGTGGAGGTACGGGCCGTCGAGCGACCGCAGCGGGTGCCCGGGGCACCGCTGCGGTTCCTGCTCGACGTACACCTGGGCACGCTCGCCCGGCGGTTGCGCCTGCTGGGGATCGACGCGGCGTACGAGGCGGAGGACTGCGGCGACCCGGCGCTGGCCGCCCTCTCGGCGGCCGAACGCCGGGTGCTGCTCTCCCGGGACCGGGGACTGCTGCGCCGTCGCCAGATCTGGGCAGGCGCGTACGTCTACAGCGACCGGCCCGACGAACAGCTCAAGGACGTACTGGAACGTTTCACCCCGGACCTGGCGCCGTGGACCCGGTGCACCGCCTGCAACGGCCCGCTGCGCGACGCCGAGAAGGGCGCCGTCCAGGAGCGGCTGGAACACGGCACCCGGCGCACGTACGACGTGTTCGCCCAGTGCACGGTCTGCGACCGCGTCTACTGGCGCGGCGCCCACCACACCCGCCTGGAAAAGATCGTCACCGACGCCATACGAACCTACGGCCCGCACGGCACCCCCACCGCCTGA
- a CDS encoding sensor histidine kinase: MTDPRGPAGPGADRYAHQLLLYGAQSEFVAAVEPFVRAGLVPREPVFVATGRRNAALLRRCLGARAGGPVFAPDGWYASPAQALRDYHDKARAASGGSWVVGEMPWGGLTDEQTREWARYESLLTLALTATGARHLCPYDTRALPEAVLRTARLTHPSQTGGAAPWANPAHMSPREFSASCDTVPLDEPPEECAEFFFDGSGRRIAELRGFIAAAAGAAGLPDARTDSLLLCVDEAAVNAVRHGGGHGSCRVWTTDTELLCEVNDPKGALDTALAGYLPPGTEHPDGRGLWIIRQLSDLTDTRTSEHGSTVRIHMRLPGSHPPRPGTRPGHGAGDPR, from the coding sequence ATGACCGATCCGCGGGGGCCGGCCGGGCCGGGTGCCGACCGGTACGCACACCAACTGCTGCTGTACGGCGCGCAGAGCGAGTTCGTGGCCGCCGTCGAGCCCTTCGTCCGCGCCGGTCTGGTCCCGCGGGAGCCGGTGTTCGTCGCCACCGGGCGGCGCAACGCGGCGCTGCTGCGGCGGTGTCTGGGCGCACGGGCCGGCGGGCCGGTCTTCGCCCCCGACGGCTGGTATGCCAGTCCGGCGCAGGCGCTGCGCGACTACCACGACAAGGCGCGCGCCGCGTCCGGCGGTTCGTGGGTCGTCGGCGAGATGCCTTGGGGCGGTCTGACCGACGAGCAGACCAGGGAGTGGGCCCGCTACGAGTCGCTGCTCACCCTCGCGCTGACCGCGACCGGCGCCCGGCACCTGTGTCCGTACGACACGCGGGCGCTGCCCGAGGCCGTCCTGCGTACCGCCCGGCTCACCCACCCGTCGCAGACCGGCGGTGCCGCGCCATGGGCCAATCCTGCGCACATGAGTCCCCGGGAGTTCAGCGCGTCCTGTGACACCGTGCCGCTGGACGAGCCGCCCGAGGAGTGCGCGGAGTTCTTCTTCGACGGCTCCGGCCGCCGGATCGCCGAGCTGCGCGGATTCATCGCCGCCGCGGCCGGCGCCGCCGGGCTGCCCGACGCCCGTACCGACAGCCTGCTGCTGTGCGTGGACGAGGCGGCCGTCAACGCGGTGCGGCACGGCGGCGGACACGGAAGCTGCCGGGTCTGGACCACGGACACCGAGCTGCTGTGCGAGGTCAACGACCCCAAAGGTGCCCTGGACACCGCGCTGGCCGGGTATCTGCCGCCCGGCACCGAGCACCCGGACGGCCGCGGCCTGTGGATCATCCGGCAGCTCAGCGACCTGACGGACACACGGACGAGCGAGCACGGCAGCACCGTACGCATCCACATGAGACTCCCCGGCTCCCACCCGCCCAGGCCCGGTACCCGCCCCGGACACGGCGCCGGTGATCCCAGGTGA
- a CDS encoding DUF1963 domain-containing protein, producing MSPTPPVPPKPPRGATRTTPPRPVDVEAVFPEVVPFRREAVRLHPRAGDPGVGDSSVGGPLLWPRDEPWPYCDDVHPRTAFAPARPGAQPMVPVLQLYADDVPELPFPEGKDVLQVLWCPFDHQKDYMPRPQIHWRNRRATATEYATPPRPEGVREEYLPAPCVLHPERIVEYPNWDLPDDLWEELEERCDQVEEETGWSYWSHLSVADGIKAGGYPSWTQEPSWPDCTRCGARMDHLLTVSSREFDGESWRTWLPLEDRPGTGTGAVLGLDYDERRRIQGAHGLMLGDMGGVYLFVCRSCPGLPFAHRSDCS from the coding sequence ATGTCACCGACCCCACCTGTGCCGCCGAAGCCGCCGAGGGGCGCGACCCGCACCACGCCGCCCCGCCCCGTCGACGTGGAGGCGGTCTTTCCGGAGGTCGTGCCTTTCCGCCGGGAAGCGGTCCGGCTGCATCCCCGGGCCGGTGACCCGGGAGTGGGGGACAGCTCGGTCGGCGGCCCGCTGCTGTGGCCACGGGACGAGCCGTGGCCGTACTGCGACGACGTTCACCCCCGTACGGCGTTCGCGCCCGCGCGGCCCGGTGCCCAGCCCATGGTGCCGGTGCTCCAGCTCTATGCCGACGACGTTCCCGAACTGCCCTTCCCGGAAGGGAAGGACGTCCTGCAAGTCCTGTGGTGCCCCTTCGACCATCAGAAGGACTACATGCCACGTCCGCAGATCCACTGGCGCAACCGGCGCGCCACCGCCACGGAGTACGCCACGCCGCCGCGGCCGGAAGGGGTGCGCGAGGAGTACCTTCCGGCCCCTTGCGTACTGCATCCGGAGCGGATCGTGGAGTATCCGAACTGGGACCTGCCGGATGACCTCTGGGAGGAACTGGAGGAGCGGTGCGACCAGGTCGAGGAGGAGACCGGATGGTCGTACTGGTCCCATCTCTCGGTCGCCGACGGCATCAAGGCCGGCGGGTACCCGAGCTGGACGCAGGAGCCGTCCTGGCCCGACTGCACGCGGTGCGGCGCGCGCATGGACCACCTGCTCACCGTGTCGAGCCGCGAGTTCGACGGGGAGTCCTGGCGCACCTGGCTGCCGCTGGAGGACCGGCCCGGCACCGGCACCGGCGCCGTCCTCGGCCTGGACTACGACGAGCGCCGCAGGATACAAGGGGCGCACGGGCTCATGCTCGGTGACATGGGAGGGGTGTACCTCTTCGTCTGCCGGAGCTGTCCCGGACTTCCCTTCGCGCACCGTTCGGACTGCTCGTAG
- a CDS encoding TetR/AcrR family transcriptional regulator has translation MKSVDSAESARSLRERLIDVGVELVTAEGTASLGLREIARRAGVSHGAPRRYFPTHHSLLSAIARRGFADLHSRFEAAVAGTAPPREQLEALGREYLTYAFERRGMYELMFRHDLLDSESGGISGGGAGSGGGGGSEDSGESDRCAPGQPRLRESTLPLFEHFTGLVARCRKEREPAPGRGAADTATAGPTPAAVTAAALWSNLHGLAQLWAWGSLPLALGVPPQPAGEGRETGRPDRTSPSPSPSLDSVVRAVLDAHLGPVRP, from the coding sequence ATGAAATCTGTGGACTCCGCGGAATCCGCCCGCTCCCTCCGGGAGCGGCTGATCGACGTCGGTGTGGAACTGGTGACGGCCGAGGGCACCGCCTCCTTGGGGCTGCGTGAGATCGCCCGCCGGGCGGGGGTGTCGCACGGAGCGCCGCGCCGCTACTTCCCCACCCACCACTCCCTGCTGTCCGCGATCGCCCGCCGGGGATTCGCCGACCTCCACAGCCGGTTCGAGGCCGCGGTGGCCGGTACGGCCCCGCCGCGCGAGCAGTTGGAGGCACTGGGCCGGGAGTACCTCACGTACGCGTTCGAACGCCGTGGGATGTACGAGCTGATGTTCCGGCACGACCTGCTCGACAGCGAGAGCGGTGGGATCAGTGGGGGTGGGGCCGGCAGTGGGGGTGGTGGCGGCAGCGAGGACAGTGGGGAGAGCGACCGGTGCGCACCCGGTCAGCCGCGTCTGCGGGAGTCGACCCTTCCCCTGTTCGAGCACTTCACCGGTCTCGTCGCACGTTGCCGCAAAGAGCGGGAACCGGCGCCCGGAAGGGGAGCAGCGGATACCGCCACCGCCGGGCCGACGCCGGCTGCCGTCACGGCCGCCGCCCTGTGGTCGAATCTGCACGGTCTGGCCCAGTTGTGGGCCTGGGGCAGCCTGCCACTCGCCCTCGGCGTGCCGCCGCAACCGGCCGGCGAAGGACGGGAGACCGGCCGTCCCGACAGAACCTCCCCCTCTCCTTCCCCCTCCCTCGACAGCGTGGTCAGGGCCGTTCTGGACGCGCACCTCGGCCCGGTCCGCCCATGA